DNA from Gramella sp. MAR_2010_147:
TTAGAAGAATTACTAAAGATGGAAAGGGAATAAAAAAACCGCTGAAAGATATCAACGGTTTTCATAATATCGAGTCACTGAAAATCTATAATTTTTTTGACACGTTATCTACCCCCTTAATTGTTTTATCAAGGTCTTCATAAGAAAGTGCTTCGCTAATAAACCAGGTTTCGTAGGCACTTGGTGCGATATAAATTCCGTTTTCCAGCATCCCGTGAAAGAATTTATTAAAAGTTCCCAGATTTGCAGATTTAGCTGCGGAAGCAAAATCGGTTACCGGTTCTGTTCCGAAGTGAACTGATATCATTGATCCCACTCTGTTTATGGTAAAATCGATATTATTCTCTGTAAGAACTTTTTCCATACCCTCATGAAGATATCTGGTCTTTTTATCGATACTTTCAAAAATCTCTCTTTTACTATCCAGTTCAGTAAGCATTGCTAATCCAGCAGCCATCGCCAATGGATTACCACTAAGTGTTCCCGCCTGATAAACCGGGCCAACAGGCGCCAGATAGTCCATGATTTCATTTCTGGCAGCAAAAGCGCCTACAGGCAAACCACCACCTATCACTTTTCCAAAACATACAATATCTGCCTTTACTCCTGCTCTTTCCTGAACTCCGCCTGGAGCAAGTCTGAATCCGGTCATTACCTCATCAAAAACAAGCAAAATTCCAGTTTCATCGCAGATCTTTCTCAATCCTTCCAGAAAACCTTCGGCTGGCGGAATACACCCCATATTTCCGGCAACCGGTTCCAGAATGATACAGGAAATTTCATCTTTATTCGCTTCAACCAGCTCTTTTACATTTTCCAGATCGTTGTATTTGGCCAGCAAGGTATCTTTCGCAGTTCCCTGAGTAACTCCCGGACTATTTGGTGTCCCAAAAGTCACTGCACCACTTCCAGCCTGGATCAGGAAAGAATCACTATGCCCGTGATAGCAACCGGCAAATTTGATGATCTTTTCTTTTCCGGTAAATCCACGTGCAAGCCGAACGGCACTCATACAAGCTTCAGTGCCCGAATTCACCATTCTAATCTTATCTATATTCGGAACCATTTTTACTGCCAGTTCTGCGATCTTAGTTTCTATCTCAGTAGGCGTTCCAAATGAAGTTCCTTTTTTAGCTTTTTCAATTACTGCATCGATCACCGGCTTGTGTGCGTGCCCCAAAATAAGCGGCCCCCAGGAATTGATATAATCAATTAATTTATTTCCATCTTCATCATACAAATAAGCACCTTCAGCTTTTTCTACGAAAATAGGTTCACCCCCAACAGCTTTAAAAGCTCTTACCGGGGAATTCACCCCACCAGGAATTACTTTTTGTGCTTCTGTGAATAATTGACTACTTCTTTTATAAATCATAAATGACCTTTTATTTTTTACACCTCTCCTGAACTTGATTCAGAATGGCGTCTCGTTTATTTTATACTTAATATTTGACCTATTGAAATGTTATTACTTCTTAAGCCATTCATTTCCTTTATTTCTTCCACCGAGGTATTATATTTCTTTGAAATGGAATAAAGGGTATCCCCCTTCTGAACCTGATGCGTTTCAGACCCTTTTTTTGGTTGAGCCGTATATCTGGGAGCTGGCCGGTTTGTTACATCATCATCAAACTTATACAGCTCATATCTTTCAATAAGGTCTATCAATTTATCGGGATACCTGCGATCTGTAGCATAACCGGCTTTTCTCAATCCTTTTGCCCAGCCTTTATAATCATCTATATCCAGATCAAATAATTCCGAATACCTGCCTCTTCCTGAAAGGAACAAAGAATGGTCCCGATAAGAATATTTTGCATGCTTATACTTTCTAAAGCATTCTCCCTTTCTATCGTCATCATGATAGACTTTTTCGCCGTTCCAGTCATGGCATTTTATTCCGAAGTGATTATTAGCTCTTCTGGTAAGATCTCCATTTCCCGCTCCAGACTCTAAAATTCCCTGAGCCAGTGTAATACTTGCAGGAATTTTATATAATTTCATTTCTTCCTGTGCTATGGGGGCATAATCCCTGATGTAATCCTCCACTCTATAATGGTATGAATTACGAGGCATTTCTTCTTTTACATCATCTACCACCTCCGCAGGAGTTTCACGATTCTTTTCTCCTTTATTATCAATT
Protein-coding regions in this window:
- the hemL gene encoding glutamate-1-semialdehyde 2,1-aminomutase — protein: MIYKRSSQLFTEAQKVIPGGVNSPVRAFKAVGGEPIFVEKAEGAYLYDEDGNKLIDYINSWGPLILGHAHKPVIDAVIEKAKKGTSFGTPTEIETKIAELAVKMVPNIDKIRMVNSGTEACMSAVRLARGFTGKEKIIKFAGCYHGHSDSFLIQAGSGAVTFGTPNSPGVTQGTAKDTLLAKYNDLENVKELVEANKDEISCIILEPVAGNMGCIPPAEGFLEGLRKICDETGILLVFDEVMTGFRLAPGGVQERAGVKADIVCFGKVIGGGLPVGAFAARNEIMDYLAPVGPVYQAGTLSGNPLAMAAGLAMLTELDSKREIFESIDKKTRYLHEGMEKVLTENNIDFTINRVGSMISVHFGTEPVTDFASAAKSANLGTFNKFFHGMLENGIYIAPSAYETWFISEALSYEDLDKTIKGVDNVSKKL
- a CDS encoding glucosaminidase domain-containing protein, with amino-acid sequence MKITRILSLLLIIIFAASCGSKKKVVTRKDNVEIDNKGEKNRETPAEVVDDVKEEMPRNSYHYRVEDYIRDYAPIAQEEMKLYKIPASITLAQGILESGAGNGDLTRRANNHFGIKCHDWNGEKVYHDDDRKGECFRKYKHAKYSYRDHSLFLSGRGRYSELFDLDIDDYKGWAKGLRKAGYATDRRYPDKLIDLIERYELYKFDDDVTNRPAPRYTAQPKKGSETHQVQKGDTLYSISKKYNTSVEEIKEMNGLRSNNISIGQILSIK